In Desulfuribacillus alkaliarsenatis, the following proteins share a genomic window:
- a CDS encoding VOC family protein — translation MRVVGIDHIGIVVNDIEQSIIMYKTLFGIEHIRTVTLTEQGTKIAILQGHNLKIELLESANENSKIAKFIKSRGTGMHHLAFQVEHLQEFIRNIGKQDIKIIDGIKKGENMCDIAFIHPKQTENVLIELCQKPR, via the coding sequence ATGAGAGTTGTTGGAATTGATCATATTGGTATAGTGGTAAATGATATCGAGCAGTCAATCATCATGTATAAAACATTATTTGGTATTGAGCATATTAGAACAGTTACTTTAACAGAACAAGGTACAAAGATTGCTATTTTACAAGGACACAACCTTAAAATTGAGTTACTCGAATCTGCAAATGAAAACAGTAAAATTGCTAAGTTTATTAAAAGCAGAGGGACAGGTATGCATCACTTAGCGTTTCAGGTGGAGCATCTACAGGAATTTATCAGAAACATTGGAAAACAGGATATTAAAATAATTGACGGTATAAAAAAAGGTGAAAATATGTGTGATATTGCGTTTATACATCCAAAACAAACGGAAAACGTTTTAATTGAACTATGTCAAAAACCAAGGTGA